In the Chroococcidiopsis sp. SAG 2025 genome, one interval contains:
- a CDS encoding cellulase family glycosylhydrolase yields the protein MRKISFILISVVAFLCIIFTGFSQAAIAREFTVRGTKIFAPNGQPFVMKGANIGIWTDQSSAKDVRSIKTVWKFNTVRLSLVLKPGSDPNWFVTDELIDKYVKAYAGSNPRTVIMLECHDHSGSFYTEDSNPSLQDLRNFWRKSATRYKNNPYVWFNIMNEPGGTNKVEKYWYDMHKLLIQDIRKAGANNIIVVDGYNFGSEDGNGTTKANFIKDSTSAFLTYGQQLLKTDPKRRIVFSLHTYVNWNWNLDKLDNFVDRVQKKGLAMIIGEYAATTGNSQADLDVTEAARISLAVAKKRGIGRLVWHYWAWDWNALATSDTGGASGDSTNKTNGSRPTNLTWLGEQVWDDSHSLPEPKLGISLNRFAWKASSSGGNAAAAIDNDFRTQFAIANASSSNWFAVDLGSSQSFNRIVMDSRKAASSFLRDYQVYVSNTAKSKGKLVASVKGNAMARTQVSFPTQKARYIRIVPQKFAKKSKPDWSFAEFLVYRAGTERTVAGKNELNPRNWQASASRKGTWDREAPDMAIDRNSDTRYTSGAAIVNGDWVQIDMRSPQTVRAIVMNAGSSADDYLTRFEVYVGNNPNQFGKPVYQGLGSPVTRIGLNSPVRGRYIRVVNKQEKKAWWSIHDFRVQA from the coding sequence ATGAGAAAAATTTCTTTTATACTTATATCTGTTGTGGCGTTTCTTTGCATAATTTTTACTGGATTTTCGCAAGCAGCGATCGCCAGAGAATTTACGGTTAGAGGGACGAAAATTTTTGCTCCTAACGGACAGCCGTTTGTGATGAAAGGAGCAAATATTGGCATTTGGACAGATCAATCGAGCGCCAAAGATGTAAGATCCATCAAAACTGTCTGGAAATTTAATACCGTCAGACTATCATTAGTACTGAAACCAGGTAGCGATCCGAATTGGTTTGTCACAGATGAGCTAATAGATAAATACGTCAAAGCTTACGCTGGCAGTAATCCCAGAACAGTAATTATGCTTGAATGTCACGACCATTCAGGCAGTTTTTATACTGAAGATTCCAATCCATCCTTACAAGATTTACGTAATTTTTGGCGCAAAAGTGCCACTCGTTATAAAAATAATCCCTATGTCTGGTTCAACATTATGAACGAACCAGGGGGAACAAATAAAGTCGAAAAATATTGGTATGACATGCACAAACTGCTAATACAAGATATACGCAAAGCAGGTGCAAATAATATTATTGTAGTTGATGGATATAACTTTGGTTCTGAAGATGGAAATGGAACAACCAAAGCTAATTTTATTAAAGATTCTACCAGTGCATTTTTAACTTACGGACAACAACTTTTAAAGACCGATCCGAAAAGGAGAATTGTCTTTAGCCTGCATACTTATGTCAATTGGAATTGGAATCTAGATAAACTCGATAATTTTGTCGATCGCGTCCAGAAAAAAGGATTGGCAATGATTATTGGCGAGTATGCTGCCACTACAGGTAATTCACAAGCAGACTTAGACGTGACGGAAGCCGCCCGTATATCTTTGGCAGTGGCAAAAAAGCGTGGCATTGGCAGACTGGTATGGCATTACTGGGCATGGGATTGGAACGCACTCGCAACTTCCGATACAGGTGGAGCAAGTGGCGATAGTACGAATAAAACAAATGGCAGTCGCCCGACAAATTTAACTTGGTTGGGCGAACAAGTGTGGGACGATTCTCACAGTCTTCCCGAACCGAAACTAGGGATTTCGCTCAATCGTTTCGCTTGGAAAGCAAGTAGTTCGGGAGGAAATGCCGCAGCAGCAATTGACAATGACTTTCGGACGCAATTCGCGATCGCCAATGCGAGTTCCAGTAATTGGTTTGCTGTCGATCTCGGTTCGTCGCAGTCGTTCAATAGAATCGTGATGGATTCTCGCAAAGCCGCTAGTAGTTTTTTACGAGACTATCAAGTGTATGTCTCTAATACGGCTAAGTCAAAAGGAAAGTTAGTTGCTAGTGTCAAGGGCAATGCAATGGCACGAACGCAAGTGTCTTTTCCAACGCAAAAAGCTAGGTATATCAGAATCGTCCCGCAAAAATTTGCCAAAAAGTCAAAGCCCGATTGGTCGTTTGCCGAATTTTTAGTTTATCGTGCTGGAACTGAAAGAACGGTTGCAGGTAAAAATGAATTAAATCCGCGTAACTGGCAAGCCTCAGCCAGCCGCAAAGGTACGTGGGATCGAGAAGCGCCAGATATGGCAATCGATCGCAACTCAGATACGCGCTATACCAGTGGAGCAGCAATTGTGAATGGTGATTGGGTTCAAATCGATATGCGATCGCCCCAAACAGTTAGAGCGATCGTCATGAATGCAGGTTCCTCAGCCGACGATTACCTGACAAGATTTGAGGTTTACGTAGGTAACAATCCCAACCAATTTGGCAAACCCGTCTACCAAGGTCTAGGTTCTCCCGTGACGAGGATCGGCTTAAATTCTCCTGTGAGAGGTCGCTATATTCGAGTCGTCAACAAACAAGAGAAAAAAGCTTGGTGGTCGATCCACGATTTTCGGGTGCAAGCGTAA